In Streptococcus parapneumoniae, the genomic stretch GAACACCAAGGCTTCATGTGGGAATGCCCGGATTACTTTGAGTTAGATGGGAAGGATTGCCTTATTATGTCACCCATGCGTTATCAGCGTGAGGGAGACTCATATCATAACATCAACTCATCGGTTTTGTTCACGGGTAAGGTAGATTGGGGAGAAAAACGTTTTATCCCAGAATCAGTTCAAGAAATTGATCATGGCCAAGACTTCTATGCGCCTCAAACATTGTTGGACGATCAAAATCATCGTATCCTGATTGCTTGGATGCAGACATGGGGGCGTACCCTTCCAACCCATGACCAAGAACACAAATGGGCTGGTGTCATGACTTTACCTAGAATTCTAAGATTGGAAGATGGCAAACTAAGACAATTCCCTGTTAAAAAAGGCCAATATCAAATCCAAATAGATAAAGATTGTCATTTCCACTTAGGAAATGATACAGATTATCTTGAATTTGGTTATGACAGTAATGCGCAGCAAGTTTACATTGATCGTAGCCATCTTGTTCAAAAAATTCTAGGTGAAGAAGAGCAGGACACTAGTCGACGGTATGTAGATATTGAAGCTAAAGAATTGGATGTTATTTTAGATAAAAATTCCATCGAGATTTTTGTCAATCAAGGTGAAGCAAGCTTGACGGCAACTTATTACTTAACAGTGCCAGCTAAGCTATCATGAATCGATTAAAAATTAAGTTATTTCTCCTAAAGAAAAAGTTCTCTTTCTAAAACAGTGGAAAGAGGACTTTTTGTGTTATGTGACTTTCAGTCCGTCTCGCTCCGCTAGGTGCGAGACAAAAAAACCACCCGCTATGCGGGTGCGCGTCGAAGGTTATACCCAAAAAACTCCAAACGCGATACAATAAAGGTGCTCAAGCCAATTGTAAAGCGAAAGGAGAAAAATATGGCACAAAAGGCTCATAGTTTATCGCACACAAAGTGGCATTGTAAGTATCACATTGTGTTCACCCCTAAGTATAGACGAAAAGTTATCTATAATCAATATCGAAGTAGTTTAGGAGAAATATTTCATCGCTTGTGTAGTTATAAAGGAGTTGAAATTATCGAGGGTCACTTAATGCCAGACCATGTACATATGTTAGTCAGTATTCCACCAAGGATAAGTGTTTCAAGTTTCATGGGGTATTTAAAAGGCAAAAGTGCACTCATG encodes the following:
- a CDS encoding glycoside hydrolase family 32 protein; amino-acid sequence: MGDKKYTVEKANRFIAENKHLVNTQYKPEEHFSAEIGWINDPNGFVYFRGEYHLFYQFYPYDSVWGPMHWGHAKSKDLVTWEHLPVALAPDQDYDRNGCFSGSAIVKDDRLWLMYTGHIEEETGVRQVQNIAFSDDGIHFEKIEQNPVATGADLPDELIAADFRDPKLFEKDGRYYSVVAAKHKDNVGCIVLLGSDNLVEWQFESIFLKGIEHQGFMWECPDYFELDGKDCLIMSPMRYQREGDSYHNINSSVLFTGKVDWGEKRFIPESVQEIDHGQDFYAPQTLLDDQNHRILIAWMQTWGRTLPTHDQEHKWAGVMTLPRILRLEDGKLRQFPVKKGQYQIQIDKDCHFHLGNDTDYLEFGYDSNAQQVYIDRSHLVQKILGEEEQDTSRRYVDIEAKELDVILDKNSIEIFVNQGEASLTATYYLTVPAKLS